The proteins below come from a single Ruegeria sp. SCSIO 43209 genomic window:
- the paaI gene encoding hydroxyphenylacetyl-CoA thioesterase PaaI produces the protein MTPKERAQKAAAAMWGRDNASKWAGMELVEMDEGAATLALQVADHHCNGHGICHGGVTFMLADSAFAFACNSRNQSTVAQHNVISYVAPARSGDLLTARATELSLTGRSGIYDVSITNQAGQKIAEFRGFSRAVKGPVFDET, from the coding sequence ATGACGCCGAAGGAACGCGCCCAGAAAGCCGCTGCTGCCATGTGGGGGCGGGACAATGCCTCGAAATGGGCAGGCATGGAACTGGTGGAGATGGATGAAGGCGCTGCGACGCTGGCGTTGCAGGTGGCTGACCATCACTGCAACGGGCACGGGATCTGCCATGGCGGCGTGACATTCATGTTGGCCGACAGCGCCTTTGCCTTTGCCTGCAATAGTCGCAACCAGTCCACGGTCGCCCAGCACAATGTGATCAGCTACGTCGCGCCCGCGCGATCCGGTGATCTGCTGACGGCCCGCGCAACGGAACTGAGCCTGACAGGGCGCAGCGGTATCTATGACGTATCCATAACCAACCAAGCCGGACAAAAGATCGCAGAATTTCGGGGCTTTTCCCGCGCGGTCAAAGGCCCGGTGTTTGACGAGACCTGA
- the paaG gene encoding 2-(1,2-epoxy-1,2-dihydrophenyl)acetyl-CoA isomerase PaaG, translating to MSDTIISQNMGQWVEITLNRPDRLNSFTDEMHYALRAALEAARDGGARSVLLTGAGRGFCAGQDLGDRNPATMEGPPDLGYTVRTFYAPLVRLIRSLELPVVCAVNGVAAGAGANLALACDVVLAADSAKFIQSFSKVGLIPDTGGSWHLPRLLGEARAKGLALTGQPLPAKQAADWGLIWKAIPDAELMTEARALTEQFANGPTLGLGLTKQTIQAAATNTLTDHLEIEADAMKTCGESVDYAEGVTAFLEKRAPVFRGE from the coding sequence ATGTCCGACACGATTATTTCGCAGAATATGGGTCAATGGGTTGAAATTACACTCAATCGCCCTGATCGCCTGAACAGTTTCACTGATGAGATGCACTATGCCCTGCGCGCTGCACTTGAGGCCGCGCGTGACGGTGGTGCCCGATCGGTGCTGTTAACCGGCGCGGGGCGCGGGTTCTGCGCAGGGCAGGATTTGGGCGATCGAAACCCTGCCACGATGGAGGGTCCGCCGGATTTGGGCTATACGGTTCGCACGTTCTACGCACCTTTGGTCCGCCTGATCAGGTCTTTGGAATTACCTGTTGTCTGCGCCGTCAATGGCGTTGCCGCCGGGGCGGGTGCGAATCTAGCCCTGGCTTGTGATGTGGTACTTGCCGCTGACTCTGCCAAGTTTATCCAATCATTTTCCAAAGTGGGCCTGATACCTGATACCGGCGGCAGTTGGCATCTGCCACGTTTGCTGGGTGAAGCCCGAGCCAAAGGGCTGGCCCTGACTGGGCAACCCCTGCCAGCAAAGCAGGCTGCGGATTGGGGGCTGATCTGGAAAGCAATTCCAGACGCTGAACTAATGACCGAGGCGCGCGCGCTAACGGAACAGTTCGCCAATGGTCCAACGCTGGGACTTGGCCTGACGAAACAGACGATACAGGCGGCTGCCACGAATACCCTGACCGATCATCTCGAGATTGAGGCGGACGCAATGAAAACCTGCGGCGAAAGCGTCGACTATGCCGAGGGCGTTACTGCGTTTCTGGAAAAGCGTGCGCCAGTATTTCGGGGAGAATGA